A stretch of Oncorhynchus mykiss isolate Arlee chromosome 12, USDA_OmykA_1.1, whole genome shotgun sequence DNA encodes these proteins:
- the LOC110538838 gene encoding claudin-6 has product MATTGMQLLGLILSLVGWVGGFLVCSVPLWRVTAFIGNNIVTAQIIWEGLWMTCIVQSTGQIQCKVYDSLLALPSDMQAARGLTVLSVLLCGLALALGVVGVKCTKCIGQNSLKARIARISGFLFGIAGFLYLVPICWTAHSIIRDFYDPHVAAPHKRELGPALYLGWGASALLLIGGSLLYAGSSPPGIPGSPTFSSDSSPRRGPAAQVKGYV; this is encoded by the coding sequence ATGGCGACCACCGGCATGCAGCTCCTGGGCCTGATCTTGTCTCTGGTTGGCTGGGTGGGCGGCTTCCTGGTATGCTCTGTTCCGCTGTGGCGCGTCACCGCCTTCATCGGCAACAACATCGTGACGGCTCAGATCATCTGGGAGGGGCTGTGGATGACCTGCATCGTCCAATCAACGGGCCAGATCCAGTGCAAGGTGTACGACAGTCTCTTGGCCCTGCCCAGCGACATGCAGGCGGCCCGGGGCCTCACCGTGCTCTCCGTCCTCCTCTGTGGCCTGGCCCTGGCTCTAGGTGTGGTGGGGGTAAAGTGCACCAAGTGTATTGGTCAGAATAGTCTGAAGGCTCGTATTGCAAGGATCTCCGGCTTTCTGTTCGGCATCGCTGGGTTTCTCTACCTGGTTCCTATCTGCTGGACGGCCCACTCCATTATCAGGGACTTCTATGATCCCCACGTGGCCGCGCCGCACAAGAGAGAGCTAGGCCCCGCCCTATACCTAGGCTGGGGGGCGTCGGCCTTGCTCCTGATTGGTGGGTCGCTGCTGTATGCGGGGTCGAGTCCTCCCGGCATCCCCGGGTCTCCGACCTTCAGCAGCGACAGCAGCCCCCGTAGAGGACCTGCTGCTCAGGTCAAAGGTTATGTCTGA